The following proteins are encoded in a genomic region of Streptococcus sp. 29892:
- a CDS encoding iron chaperone yields MERNIMLQEFLNKVNNPVLKDKLARIFTQIQQEFPSLTTEIKWNQPMFIMDGTFIIGFSTAKAHISIAPETVTMETFAKDIKEAGYEATSNLFKIKEDQEVNWDLLRNIIAYNMDEKKGYDKFWR; encoded by the coding sequence ATGGAAAGGAACATTATGCTCCAAGAATTTTTGAACAAGGTCAACAATCCTGTCTTGAAGGACAAACTGGCAAGAATCTTCACCCAAATCCAGCAAGAATTTCCAAGTCTAACCACAGAAATCAAATGGAACCAGCCCATGTTTATCATGGACGGAACCTTTATCATTGGTTTCTCTACTGCCAAGGCTCACATTTCCATTGCACCTGAAACGGTCACTATGGAAACCTTTGCCAAGGACATCAAGGAAGCAGGCTACGAAGCAACCTCCAACCTCTTCAAAATCAAGGAAGACCAAGAAGTCAACTGGGACCTTCTCCGCAATATCATCGCCTATAACATGGACGAGAAGAAAGGCTATGATAAGTTCTGGAGATAA
- a CDS encoding helix-turn-helix transcriptional regulator — MKDKLLLAIYILEILKKYSSPQTRLTQAQIMKRLDTDYTISITRKTLSNYLVRLKEEGYIEGQRGVYIRRDFSDNELKYLIDSILYAKHMPDEQAVTLIEKLRNLSPSRVKNRAKHISYLSSMNHTDNMCLDQVVEGLEEAIEKNRKVQITTCRYNLSGKLVDTGTSIISPYYIVSSMSRYYVICYDDCRGQYLENRRLDRITQVEVLSEPRRKLDESASMRDRFHLGQYMKEHLYMFSGPTGKVRLAFKEQLVGIVIDWFGKDFRFVKQEGDIVTVDLICNEDAFYHWALQYGEHFEIIAPDHLRKRMKEGLEKILKKYQ; from the coding sequence ATGAAAGATAAATTGTTGCTGGCGATCTATATCTTAGAGATATTAAAAAAATATTCCAGCCCCCAAACCAGGCTCACACAAGCGCAGATTATGAAGCGTTTAGACACTGACTATACCATTTCGATTACCAGAAAGACTCTTTCCAACTATCTGGTGAGATTAAAAGAAGAGGGATATATTGAAGGTCAACGGGGTGTCTATATTCGCCGGGATTTTTCTGATAATGAATTAAAATACCTGATTGATAGTATCCTCTATGCTAAACATATGCCGGATGAACAGGCTGTCACCTTGATTGAAAAATTAAGGAATCTATCTCCTAGCCGTGTTAAAAACCGGGCCAAACACATTAGCTATCTGTCCTCCATGAACCATACTGATAATATGTGCCTGGATCAAGTTGTTGAAGGTTTGGAGGAAGCTATTGAGAAGAATAGAAAGGTTCAAATTACGACCTGTCGTTACAATCTGTCGGGGAAATTAGTGGATACAGGCACTAGTATCATCAGTCCCTATTACATTGTTTCTTCCATGTCTCGCTACTATGTGATTTGTTATGACGACTGTCGGGGGCAATATCTGGAGAACCGCCGTCTGGATCGGATTACTCAGGTTGAGGTCCTCTCAGAACCACGACGTAAGTTGGATGAAAGTGCTAGTATGAGGGATCGGTTCCATCTTGGTCAGTACATGAAAGAGCATCTCTATATGTTTTCTGGTCCGACTGGCAAAGTTCGGCTTGCCTTCAAAGAACAATTAGTGGGGATTGTAATTGACTGGTTTGGCAAGGATTTTCGCTTCGTGAAACAAGAGGGAGATATAGTGACCGTTGATCTTATCTGTAATGAAGATGCCTTTTATCACTGGGCTCTGCAATACGGGGAACATTTTGAAATAATAGCTCCCGACCATCTCCGGAAGAGAATGAAAGAAGGTTTAGAAAAAATATTAAAAAAATACCAATAG
- the lepB gene encoding signal peptidase I has product MGKRRGFIAFLAEWGTLILFMIALVASRYFLWDPVSVDGHSMDPTLQHQEKLVMFKTTSIDRFDIVVASEIDSDGKEKLIVKRVIGMPGDTIRYANDVLYINEQEVDEPYLDEYLAAFQKDKLQEEYAYNKQFQAVAQTAQAFTQDANGSVDFSLTVPEGQYYLLGDDRLVSLDSRSVGTFARDSIKGEVVFRMWPFNRIGTVD; this is encoded by the coding sequence ATGGGAAAAAGACGAGGCTTCATAGCCTTCTTAGCTGAATGGGGGACACTCATTCTCTTTATGATCGCTCTCGTTGCTAGTCGCTACTTCTTGTGGGACCCTGTATCCGTTGATGGTCATTCTATGGATCCTACTCTCCAACACCAAGAAAAGTTAGTAATGTTCAAAACCACATCCATAGATCGTTTTGATATTGTCGTGGCCAGCGAAATAGATAGCGATGGCAAGGAAAAACTCATTGTCAAACGAGTTATCGGCATGCCAGGCGATACCATTCGCTATGCAAACGATGTCCTCTATATCAACGAGCAGGAAGTGGATGAACCCTATCTTGATGAATACTTAGCAGCCTTTCAAAAGGACAAATTGCAAGAAGAATATGCTTACAACAAACAATTCCAAGCCGTTGCCCAAACTGCCCAAGCCTTTACACAGGATGCCAATGGTTCTGTTGATTTCAGCCTTACAGTACCAGAAGGACAATACTATCTCTTAGGTGATGACCGCCTAGTATCTTTAGATAGCCGTAGCGTAGGAACTTTCGCGCGCGACAGTATCAAGGGAGAAGTTGTCTTCCGCATGTGGCCTTTCAATCGAATTGGAACTGTTGATTAA
- the rnhC gene encoding ribonuclease HIII: MNTLVLKPSTQQKQAMLAHYDRYRQASKNPYIEAFFKLAGASLSIYTSGKVVFQGEMAEQEARLWGYEPERSELTTSPGQDLPMIGTDEVGNGSYFGGLAVVASFVRPEDHAFLKSLGVDDSKKMTDKKICQIAPLLKEKIPHQALLLTPKKYNEVIEQGYNAVSVKVALHNQAIFLLLQKGTQPEKIVIDAFTSSQNYQKYLKKEANQFANPVTLEEKAEGKYLAVAVSSIIARSMFLENLTQLGQLVGRNLPSGAGSKSDHVAASILKEYGLAGLNQTAKLHFANTQKAQKLLK; the protein is encoded by the coding sequence ATGAATACTCTTGTCCTAAAGCCATCAACCCAGCAAAAACAGGCCATGCTAGCCCACTACGACCGCTATCGACAGGCTAGCAAAAATCCTTATATAGAAGCATTTTTCAAACTAGCTGGTGCTAGCTTGTCCATCTATACTTCAGGCAAGGTCGTTTTCCAAGGGGAAATGGCAGAGCAGGAAGCAAGGCTCTGGGGTTATGAGCCAGAAAGATCTGAACTGACAACCAGTCCTGGTCAAGACCTGCCCATGATTGGTACGGATGAAGTAGGAAATGGGTCTTATTTTGGTGGTTTGGCAGTCGTTGCTAGTTTTGTCCGCCCAGAAGACCATGCCTTTCTCAAGTCGCTTGGCGTGGATGATTCCAAAAAAATGACAGACAAAAAAATCTGCCAAATCGCTCCTCTCTTAAAAGAGAAAATCCCCCACCAAGCTCTGCTATTGACCCCCAAAAAATACAATGAGGTCATCGAGCAGGGCTACAATGCGGTGTCTGTCAAGGTCGCCCTACACAATCAGGCTATTTTCCTGCTCCTACAAAAGGGAACCCAGCCTGAGAAGATTGTCATTGATGCCTTTACTTCTAGCCAAAATTATCAAAAATACCTAAAGAAAGAAGCCAATCAATTTGCTAATCCAGTGACCTTGGAAGAAAAGGCTGAGGGCAAGTACCTGGCTGTAGCAGTATCTTCTATCATTGCAAGAAGTATGTTTTTAGAGAACCTTACCCAGCTTGGTCAACTGGTAGGCAGAAACCTACCTTCCGGAGCTGGAAGCAAATCCGACCATGTCGCAGCCAGCATCTTAAAAGAATATGGTCTGGCAGGCCTAAACCAAACTGCCAAGCTCCACTTTGCCAATACGCAAAAAGCACAAAAATTATTGAAATGA
- a CDS encoding Gfo/Idh/MocA family protein, translating into MKDQVQYKWATLGTGVIANELVQALQAMGGNLYSVANRTYDKGAEFAKKYGIEKVYREIDEVFEDPEVDIIYISTPHNTHIHYLRKALKAGKHVLCEKSITLNSEELVEAIQLAEANQVILAEAMTIFHMPIYRQLSEVVASGKLGELKMIQMNFGSYKEYDMTNRFFNKNLAGGALLDIGVYALSFVRWFMTEKPSQVLSQVKLAPTGVDEQVGILLSNDAGEMATIALTLHAKQPKRGTIAYDRGYIELYEYPRGQKAVITYTEDGNQEVIEAGQTTEALSYEVTDMEKAVAGLENTMHLAYTQDVMDIMTQLRKEWGLVYPEEV; encoded by the coding sequence ATGAAAGATCAAGTACAGTACAAGTGGGCGACTTTGGGGACAGGTGTCATTGCCAATGAATTGGTTCAGGCCTTGCAGGCTATGGGTGGCAATCTTTATTCGGTAGCCAACCGCACCTATGATAAGGGTGCGGAGTTTGCGAAAAAATATGGCATCGAGAAAGTTTATCGAGAAATCGATGAGGTATTTGAGGATCCTGAAGTAGACATTATCTATATTTCTACGCCTCACAATACCCATATCCATTATTTGAGAAAGGCCTTGAAGGCTGGGAAACATGTCCTCTGTGAAAAGTCTATTACGCTTAATTCAGAAGAATTGGTAGAAGCTATTCAATTAGCTGAGGCAAATCAGGTTATCCTGGCAGAAGCCATGACCATTTTCCACATGCCAATCTATCGTCAGTTGAGCGAAGTGGTTGCCAGTGGCAAGCTGGGAGAGTTGAAGATGATTCAGATGAACTTTGGTAGCTACAAGGAATATGACATGACCAACCGCTTTTTCAATAAGAACTTGGCAGGAGGTGCTCTTTTAGATATCGGTGTCTATGCTCTTTCCTTTGTCCGTTGGTTTATGACAGAAAAGCCAAGTCAGGTCCTATCCCAGGTTAAACTAGCTCCGACAGGTGTGGACGAGCAGGTAGGTATTTTGCTCAGCAATGATGCAGGAGAGATGGCAACCATTGCATTGACCCTTCATGCCAAACAGCCAAAACGGGGGACAATTGCCTATGACAGAGGTTATATTGAACTCTATGAGTATCCTCGTGGCCAAAAAGCAGTCATTACCTATACCGAGGACGGTAATCAAGAAGTCATTGAGGCAGGCCAAACTACCGAGGCCCTCTCTTATGAAGTGACGGATATGGAAAAAGCAGTCGCAGGACTTGAAAATACCATGCATCTAGCCTACACCCAAGATGTAATGGACATTATGACCCAACTCCGCAAAGAATGGGGCTTGGTCTATCCGGAGGAAGTTTAG
- the treC gene encoding alpha,alpha-phosphotrehalase has translation MTIDKRKVVYQIYPKSYKDTTGNGVGDLRGIIEKLPYLKELGIDMIWLNPFYPSPQRDNGYDISDYTAVNPDFGTMADFEEMVTVGKELGIEFMLDMVLNHCSTDHEWFQKALAGDEYYQDFFILRDQPTDWVSKFGGNAWAPFGDTGKYYLHLFDVTQADLNWRNPHVREELFKVVNFWKDKGVKGFRFDVINLIGKDEVLEDCPINDGKPAYTDRPITHDYLKMMNNATFGAEKGFMTVGEMSATTIENCILYTAPEREELSMAFNFHHLKVDYKDGQKWTIMDFNFEELKRLFHTWGEEMSIGNGWNALFYNNHDQPRALNRFVDVESFRNEGATMLAASIHLSRGTPYIYMGEEIGMIDPDYDSMDDYVDVESINAYQMLLDQGHAPEQAFKIIQAKSRDNSRTPMQWDASDNAGFSTGTPWLKAGKSYPTINVEQEKTGPIFTFYQELIRLRKELPLISEGDYKAAYKDSQKVYAFERLLNDKKLLVLNNFFAEEVELDLADDYAHGQVLISNYPDSKLGKKISLKPYQALAIIVK, from the coding sequence ATGACAATAGACAAACGGAAGGTTGTTTATCAAATCTACCCCAAATCATATAAGGACACGACAGGAAATGGTGTCGGGGATTTACGAGGAATTATTGAAAAACTTCCTTATCTAAAGGAATTAGGCATTGACATGATCTGGCTCAATCCTTTCTACCCAAGTCCGCAACGGGACAACGGTTATGATATTTCTGATTATACAGCTGTCAATCCTGATTTCGGCACCATGGCTGACTTTGAAGAAATGGTGACAGTCGGTAAAGAGCTGGGTATTGAATTCATGCTGGACATGGTCCTCAACCACTGCTCAACCGACCACGAATGGTTCCAAAAAGCCCTAGCAGGCGACGAATACTACCAGGATTTCTTTATCCTGCGTGACCAGCCAACTGACTGGGTGTCTAAATTTGGTGGCAATGCCTGGGCTCCTTTTGGAGATACTGGGAAATACTACCTCCACCTCTTTGACGTGACCCAAGCCGACCTCAACTGGCGAAATCCTCATGTCCGCGAGGAACTCTTCAAAGTGGTCAACTTCTGGAAAGACAAGGGTGTCAAAGGCTTCCGCTTCGATGTCATTAACCTGATTGGTAAGGACGAAGTCCTCGAAGACTGCCCAATCAATGACGGTAAGCCTGCTTACACCGACCGCCCAATCACCCACGACTACCTCAAGATGATGAACAATGCTACTTTTGGAGCAGAAAAAGGCTTCATGACCGTCGGGGAAATGTCTGCCACCACCATTGAGAACTGCATTCTCTACACAGCTCCTGAGCGGGAAGAATTGTCCATGGCCTTCAACTTCCACCACTTGAAAGTGGACTACAAGGACGGTCAAAAATGGACCATTATGGACTTCAACTTTGAGGAACTTAAACGCCTCTTCCACACTTGGGGGGAAGAAATGTCCATCGGAAATGGCTGGAACGCTCTTTTCTACAACAACCACGACCAGCCTCGTGCCCTCAACCGCTTTGTTGATGTGGAAAGTTTCCGCAATGAAGGAGCAACCATGCTAGCAGCCTCTATCCACCTGTCACGCGGTACGCCTTACATCTACATGGGCGAGGAAATCGGCATGATTGACCCCGATTACGACAGCATGGACGACTACGTCGATGTGGAATCTATCAATGCCTATCAGATGCTCTTGGACCAAGGTCACGCACCTGAACAGGCCTTCAAGATTATCCAGGCCAAGTCCCGTGACAATTCCCGCACTCCGATGCAATGGGATGCTTCTGACAATGCAGGCTTCTCAACAGGAACTCCTTGGCTAAAGGCTGGCAAATCCTACCCAACCATTAACGTTGAGCAGGAAAAAACAGGTCCAATCTTCACCTTCTACCAAGAACTCATTCGCCTGCGGAAAGAACTCCCTCTGATTTCAGAAGGGGACTACAAGGCAGCCTATAAGGACAGCCAGAAAGTCTATGCCTTTGAACGCTTGCTAAATGACAAAAAACTGTTGGTCCTCAACAATTTCTTCGCAGAAGAGGTTGAACTAGACCTGGCAGACGACTATGCCCACGGTCAAGTCCTCATCAGCAACTATCCTGACAGCAAACTCGGTAAAAAAATTAGCTTGAAACCTTATCAAGCTTTAGCGATTATAGTGAAATAA
- a CDS encoding WG repeat-containing protein → MSLLLLKKNGLFGLMTVDGTMIFPPLYSEISEYSNGLIAVRKDKLWGYLDEEGQLAIPFQFTEAKKFSAKGAAPVKFNHSPSSWGIIDRTGKQLNKKLNFDQGYHAISEFSEEGLAIAQHYQTYCLLGEDGRIVNNQFYASIHKLDLSNTYLIRELSSYIAVNEDMDVIFRSEKHYDEISSMSHGMRQVVMDDLVGYVDETGREVIPCQYQLAYEFAENGLAPVQFDNGLFGYINKENDLVIEPQFDDASIFENGLAPVTKDGKTWFINEKGEAVFGMTFAAASHFAGGLSNVTLHTGQTAFVNTSGQIVFYYPSEWEVEKFTSKDITTFKVGDEVGIINKQGDVVVSACCESLKVSEFGNLHPYKQNGLWGYIDGEGNIVFKNQFLRASTFGANGLASVQIERAVAVEDQVIEEDGDEIIIEMDEEKSIFWNIINEDGHILFQSEDLDFLSGFGSSPYAYCVEDGKYYFINAEGVRFGKGDEFMSTFCDGEAIAVQSGYHKHLDAFGQELNLDKFGLVRLSEDFELMVDLDFEKEN, encoded by the coding sequence ATGTCACTATTATTATTGAAAAAGAATGGTTTGTTTGGTTTGATGACAGTAGATGGAACAATGATTTTTCCACCACTTTATTCCGAAATATCCGAATATTCTAATGGTCTGATTGCAGTCAGAAAAGACAAGCTCTGGGGTTACTTAGATGAAGAAGGTCAGCTGGCAATTCCTTTCCAATTTACAGAGGCTAAGAAATTCTCAGCCAAGGGGGCAGCGCCTGTTAAATTTAATCACTCACCTAGTTCGTGGGGAATTATTGATCGGACAGGTAAGCAACTCAATAAGAAATTGAACTTTGATCAGGGTTACCATGCGATTTCAGAATTCTCGGAAGAAGGATTAGCCATAGCTCAGCACTATCAAACCTATTGCTTGCTTGGGGAAGATGGACGGATTGTAAACAACCAATTCTATGCTAGTATTCATAAATTAGATTTGAGCAATACCTATCTAATTCGTGAGTTGAGTTCCTACATAGCTGTCAATGAAGATATGGATGTTATTTTTAGGTCGGAAAAGCACTATGATGAAATTTCCTCTATGTCCCATGGGATGCGGCAGGTAGTTATGGATGACTTGGTTGGCTATGTAGATGAAACAGGCCGAGAAGTCATTCCTTGTCAGTACCAATTGGCTTATGAATTTGCGGAGAATGGTCTGGCTCCTGTCCAGTTCGACAATGGTTTGTTTGGTTACATCAATAAAGAGAATGATCTTGTCATAGAACCTCAGTTTGACGATGCCTCTATTTTTGAAAATGGTTTGGCTCCTGTTACAAAAGATGGCAAGACCTGGTTTATCAATGAAAAGGGCGAGGCTGTCTTTGGGATGACCTTTGCGGCTGCCTCTCATTTTGCGGGTGGTTTGTCAAATGTGACCTTGCATACTGGTCAAACTGCTTTTGTAAATACCTCTGGTCAAATCGTTTTCTACTATCCATCCGAATGGGAAGTGGAAAAGTTTACAAGTAAGGACATCACAACCTTCAAGGTTGGGGATGAAGTAGGTATCATCAATAAGCAGGGAGATGTTGTTGTATCAGCTTGTTGCGAGAGTTTGAAGGTGAGTGAGTTTGGTAATCTGCATCCCTATAAACAAAATGGGCTCTGGGGTTATATTGATGGTGAAGGGAATATTGTCTTTAAAAATCAATTTTTACGAGCCAGCACCTTTGGGGCAAATGGTTTAGCTAGTGTCCAAATTGAACGAGCAGTGGCTGTAGAAGACCAAGTAATAGAAGAAGATGGTGATGAGATCATTATTGAGATGGATGAAGAGAAATCAATCTTTTGGAATATTATCAACGAAGATGGTCACATCTTGTTCCAGTCAGAAGATTTAGACTTCCTCTCAGGATTTGGTTCAAGCCCTTATGCCTACTGTGTAGAAGATGGCAAGTATTACTTTATCAATGCAGAAGGGGTTCGATTTGGTAAGGGAGATGAGTTTATGTCGACATTCTGTGACGGCGAAGCGATCGCTGTGCAATCAGGTTATCACAAGCATTTGGATGCATTTGGACAGGAGCTAAATCTGGATAAGTTTGGTCTGGTTCGCTTGTCGGAGGATTTTGAATTGATGGTTGATCTTGATTTTGAAAAGGAGAATTAA
- a CDS encoding ATP-dependent RecD-like DNA helicase, whose amino-acid sequence MNEVYFTGTIDRIIFENPSNFYKILLLEIEETDADYDDYDIIITGTIADVIEGEDYRFYGNLVTHPKYGQQLQITRYERSKPTSAGLVKYFSSDHFKGIGRKTAEKIVELYGDDTIDKILAEPEKLTQISGLSSKNRQAFIEKLRLNYGTELILAKLAEYGIPNKLAFQIQDQYKEKTLQIIEENPYQLVEDVQGLGFTIADRIAENLGIASDSPQRFRAGMLFSLIHRSMETGDTYVEARDLLEATLELLEKSRHTELDPAAVAQELTGLIEDGKVQQEGTKIFDNSLYFAEHGIHKNLTRLMGKNGFKPFPRADVEAAIAELEGMSSLTYDNIQKEAIVQAITNPLFILTGGPGTGKTTVINGIIAVYAILHKIDLTRNREECPVLLAAPTGRAARRMNELTGLPSATIHRHLGLVEGQEESYRDDYLEADFIIVDEFSMVDTWLANQLFQNISSQTQVLIVGDAEQLPSVSPGQVLADLLKIDKLPSITLERIYRQSDDSTIVTLASQIRQGALPSDFREKKADRSYFEAQNEQIPALIERIVGAAIKSGIPANEVQILAPMYRGAAGIDQLNTMTQALLNPLEEGELEFLHNEQAFRQGDRVIHLVNDAEANVFNGDLGYITDLLPAKYTDSKQDEITINFDGSEVTYPRNEWYKITLAYAMSIHKSQGSEFQVVILPITRTSHRMLQRNLVYTAITRSKSKLILLGEISAFDYAVKNAGTLRKTYLVPRFQGEMAEQNSKEALTEKDESKTAATTQTQPPTQPDRKKQAEVVKENNQQLSLLDLDQPEKTNFQPTEYILTVDNLLTIDPMIGIQEADIEEFFKNK is encoded by the coding sequence ATGAACGAAGTTTATTTTACCGGCACCATTGACCGGATCATTTTTGAAAATCCTAGTAATTTTTACAAAATCCTGCTCCTCGAAATTGAGGAAACAGACGCCGACTATGACGATTATGACATCATTATAACAGGCACCATTGCCGATGTCATTGAGGGGGAGGATTATCGCTTTTATGGCAATCTAGTCACCCATCCCAAATACGGTCAGCAGCTGCAAATCACGCGCTACGAACGCAGCAAGCCCACTTCTGCTGGTCTGGTTAAGTATTTCTCCAGCGACCATTTCAAGGGAATTGGTCGAAAAACAGCCGAGAAAATTGTTGAGCTCTATGGCGATGATACTATTGATAAGATTTTAGCTGAGCCTGAAAAACTGACCCAAATTTCTGGTCTATCCAGCAAAAATAGGCAAGCCTTTATCGAAAAACTCCGCCTCAATTATGGAACGGAGCTGATACTAGCCAAACTAGCTGAATACGGTATTCCTAATAAGCTAGCCTTTCAAATCCAAGACCAGTACAAGGAAAAAACACTTCAGATTATCGAGGAAAATCCCTATCAACTGGTCGAAGATGTACAGGGACTTGGCTTTACCATTGCCGATAGGATTGCGGAAAACCTAGGAATTGCCAGTGACTCTCCCCAGCGTTTTCGGGCTGGTATGCTCTTTAGCCTCATTCATCGCTCTATGGAAACAGGTGATACCTATGTGGAGGCCAGAGATTTACTAGAAGCTACCCTTGAACTGCTGGAAAAATCCCGCCATACCGAACTAGACCCTGCTGCTGTTGCCCAAGAATTGACAGGGCTGATAGAAGATGGCAAGGTTCAACAAGAAGGTACCAAGATTTTCGACAACAGCCTCTACTTTGCCGAACATGGTATCCATAAAAACCTGACCCGCCTGATGGGAAAAAATGGCTTCAAACCCTTCCCACGCGCAGACGTAGAGGCTGCCATAGCAGAGCTGGAAGGTATGTCTTCCCTGACCTACGATAACATTCAAAAAGAAGCCATCGTCCAAGCCATTACCAATCCGCTTTTTATCCTAACTGGTGGACCTGGTACAGGCAAAACAACCGTCATCAACGGCATTATTGCAGTCTATGCCATCTTACATAAGATTGACTTGACTCGCAACCGAGAAGAATGCCCAGTCCTCCTAGCCGCTCCAACTGGACGAGCAGCCAGACGGATGAATGAATTGACAGGGTTGCCTTCTGCCACCATCCACCGCCATCTGGGGCTTGTCGAAGGACAGGAAGAATCCTACCGAGATGATTACCTCGAAGCCGACTTCATCATCGTAGACGAGTTTTCTATGGTCGATACTTGGTTGGCCAATCAACTCTTCCAGAACATTTCATCCCAGACCCAGGTTCTCATTGTCGGCGATGCCGAGCAATTGCCATCTGTCAGTCCCGGTCAAGTCCTAGCTGACCTATTGAAAATTGACAAGCTACCCAGCATTACTCTAGAACGTATTTACCGCCAGTCAGACGATTCGACCATCGTTACACTTGCCAGCCAAATTCGACAGGGGGCTCTACCTAGCGATTTCCGTGAGAAAAAGGCTGACCGCTCCTATTTTGAAGCCCAGAATGAACAAATTCCAGCCCTGATTGAGCGCATTGTCGGCGCAGCCATCAAGTCGGGCATTCCTGCCAACGAAGTACAAATCCTTGCTCCCATGTACCGTGGTGCCGCAGGCATCGACCAGCTCAACACCATGACCCAGGCCCTGCTCAATCCACTGGAAGAGGGAGAGTTAGAATTCCTCCATAACGAACAAGCCTTCCGCCAAGGCGACCGGGTCATTCATCTAGTCAACGACGCCGAAGCCAATGTCTTCAATGGCGACTTGGGCTATATTACCGACCTCCTACCGGCCAAGTACACCGACTCCAAGCAGGATGAAATCACCATCAACTTCGACGGCAGCGAGGTAACCTATCCCCGTAACGAATGGTACAAAATTACCCTAGCCTATGCCATGTCCATCCACAAGTCCCAAGGCAGCGAGTTCCAGGTCGTCATTCTTCCCATCACCCGAACCAGCCACCGTATGCTCCAGCGCAACCTGGTCTACACAGCCATCACCCGCTCCAAGAGCAAGCTCATCCTCCTGGGCGAAATCTCCGCCTTCGACTACGCCGTCAAAAACGCCGGCACCCTCCGAAAAACCTACCTGGTCCCACGTTTCCAAGGGGAAATGGCAGAGCAGAACAGCAAGGAAGCTTTGACTGAAAAAGACGAAAGCAAAACAGCTGCAACTACACAAACCCAGCCCCCTACTCAGCCAGACAGGAAAAAACAGGCTGAAGTAGTCAAAGAAAACAACCAACAACTCTCCCTTCTTGATTTAGACCAGCCAGAAAAAACAAATTTCCAACCCACAGAATACATTTTAACTGTAGACAACCTACTAACCATCGACCCCATGATTGGCATCCAAGAGGCAGATATAGAGGAATTTTTCAAAAACAAGTAA